GCACTTCTTCTGTGGATGACAATCTTTCTAACCATTTTTCCCTCAAAGGGCGAAACTCTTCTGCTCGCAGCCAGGTATTAAAGCGGGCTCGTAAAATATGGGAAGTGTTTTCGCAGTCTTGAACCATTGATACATTCGTCACCTGCATTTTGTCAGCATGGAGGCGATAACGGCTGCCTATCTGTCGGTAACTAGACTGCCAATGACTGTAATAGAGCGGCATTTCGGGGAATGAAGGCAGCCTCCCTGTAATTTCTGTTGCAGCCCGTTCGTGTTCTTCACCAATTTGGAGGGTGACAGCAAACCCTTGCTCAAAACTACCCTCTCCGAATTTCAGAACCACTAACTTACCCATGACCGTCACTATCTCCCTGTGCAAAATCATGCCCTGTTCTAATGTCTCATAACAATCTCCACAAGCTTTTACAGACTTTTTGCAAAATCCCCAAAAGTTGGATGAATTTTTAATTTTTAATTTTTAATTAACCAATTACCACTTAATAAATTACCGACAAAGAGGAAGATAGCTAGGTATTTCAAATCCGAAAATGTTCGGTAATGCTGGTATCATTAATGGCTACCCTAACGCTAAATTGCTCTGTAGGTTCACCGCGAAACTGCAATTGAATGTAGTTATCTAATTTTCTTGATTGAGCATCTAAAAATACTGCTCCTGAACTATCTAGAACGGTAAGATGAACTCCGGGTGGTAAGTAGATTTGATTCCCAGTGGCGTGCAGTTGAAGATGAATACTGGTTTGTCGATCCTTTTCTGGGCTGATTTCCACAATCAACATAACGGGTTGGTTGAGAATTTGGATACCCAAATCAATCAGTTTTGCCCGTTTGGTAATTGATTCTGGTTGGTCAAGGACGTTGAGTTCTAAAGTTTTAGGACTCCGAAAGGCATAAGCGGGTCTAAGTTCGGGTACGCTCCATAGGGATTCAATAGTCTGCCAACCTGTTTCAAATATACCAGCAAACCACTGACTTAAATTCACTTGGGATTGGCGCAGTTGAGCCAGGTGATCGATAAAGGCTTCCAATGGTTGCAGTTTTTCTAAAGGCAGTGTTTCAGTTGTGACACTAGGGATAAAACCAAGCAGCTTGGCTTCTTGGAGTGATTCATCAAATTGAACTACTAAATAACCCACTCGTTCTTCCCAGGTTTCTGGAGGAATGGCACATATTTGTTGATGCAAATGGACGGGGCGACACTCCAAACGACCAACTGATGGCACTTCTAAGTCGGCGACATTTCCACTAAAACGCATGATAGGGTTCCAACTATCACTAGCTTGGAGGTTAGTAGGAATATCCATCATTTCCAAGTAGTCATTTACCACCCATACAGCTAGCGTATTCAGCCGAACTTGCTCTGCTTTTTCAGAATTTGGCTGTTGGTTAGCAAATTCCTGGGCAGTTCTGCGAGCTGATTGGGAAATCGGCAATTTTAAAACGAAATCGTCTAGCCTATAGGTGGAGTTATTCATAAATCAGTCCCTAGTAATCAATGCTGCTATGTACATATCATCAGCATTCACTAAATTTATGCCACAAAATAGAGAATGATTATTAGAAAAATATAATTAATGGTTGGGAATTGGGGAGAAGGCGATGCCTTCGCTCTACGCCCTAATTTATATTTATATTCTGCAACGCCTACTTTTAGATAATAGACATAGGAGTGAAAAAGAATGTAGAGACGCGATATATCGCGTCTCTACAAGGGTTCTGCATCACGCATATTTAATTTCACCAGATGTCTAATGTATTGGCAGTGCGATCGCACCGATGCGATCGTTCGGGGATACACTAGCTGTATGGTTATACGGAGGTCATCGCCTCATTGCAGAAAACTGCATAATTAATGAATATTTGCTGATTTGTGATTTAAAGGTGCAGTTCTATTAGATACTCAAATAATCAAGATGAATAGCACCCTATGACAATCAAATACGCATTACACAGTTGTTTGCACTTTGGACTGGCAGGGTTGGTAAGCTACTTAAGTGCAAATCTCTTCACTGCTAAAATTCAGGCACAGCAAAGTAATATCGTACCCGATAAAACACTTGGGGTTGAATCCTCGCAAGTTATAGGTAACTATCAGGGACAACCCATAGAAGTAATTACAGGTGGTGCAACTCGCCAAATTAATCTTTTTCACAGCTTTCAAGAATTTAATATCAGCAAGGGACGTGGGGCTTATTTCTTCAGTCCTAGCGCAGAGATCCAGAATATTTTGGCACGGGTGACAGGTAATAACCCTTCGGAAATTTTGGGGAGACTAGGGACATTTGGTAATTCTAGCCCAAATTTATTTTTGATAAATCCTAACGGGATTGTCTTTGGGAAAAATGCCAGTTTAGATGTACAAGGTTCATTTGTGGGGACGACTGCAAACGGAGTCCAGTTTGGCAATCAGGGAAATTTTAGTGCGACAAATCCCCAAGCAGCACCATTGTTGACTGTGAATCCTTCGGCGTTGTTATTTAATCAGATTAATCAAAGTGGGGGAATAATCAACCAATCCCAAGCACCCGCAGGAGTAAACCCAATTGGAGTGAATGTTACAGGCTTAAGAGTACCTAATGGGCAAAGCTTGCTATTAGTTGGTGGTAATATCAACTTAGATGGGGGTGGGCTGGTAGCTAACGGTGGCAGAGTCGAGGTAGCTGGTTTAGCTGCACCAGGAAATGTGGGACTAAATGCGACAAGAAATGCATTAAGTTTGAATGTTCCCAATGATGTGCAGCTAGCTGATGTCTCTGTCTCAAATCAAGCATTTATTAGTGTTTTTGGTGCAGGTGGGGGAGATATTGCCATTAATGCCCGTAATTTTGAGATGTCTAATTCATTTCTTTATGCTGGTATCGGTAGGGGTTTAGGGAATAGCAATACCCAGGCTGGTGATATTAAGTTAAGTGCAACGGGAGCGATTTCCCTGAAAAACTCCTATGTAGAGAACAGTACTTTTGGGATAGGAAATGCCGGCAATATATTTATCCAAACACCTGATGCAGTCTCTCTTGAATACAGTTCTGTTTTTAGCAACATAGAAGCTGGGGGAATAGGTAAGGGTGGAGATATTAACATTACATCTGGCTCCCTTTCTCTAAAAAATAAATCACAACTGCAAACTTTTATCCGTGGAGCAGATACTAATCTAAATCGACCTGCTGGGCGTGGAGATGCAGGTAATGTCAATATAGATGTGGATGGTGCTGTGAATATTACAGGGACAATAAATGGATCTCGTAGTATTATTTACAGTGCTGTGTCTCCGGGAAGCACGGGGAATGGCGGTAACATCAGCATTAAATCTGGCTCATTGCTACTAAACGATCTTGCTACGCTTGCGACTAGTACGGCTGGAACTGGTAATGCAGGTAATATTTTTATTGAAGCATCTGATTCTGTTTCTCTTGTCAATGGTGTGATGTCTAGTAGTATAGGTGCTGGCGCTGTTGGTAAAGGTGGCAATATCAACATTACTGCTGGATCACTTTCTTTAGCTGATAATTCTCAGTTGTTAGCAAATATTGAAGATGCAGCAAATAATCTTCCTGGGGGACGCGGAAATGGAGGAAATGTCAATATCAATGTTCGAGGTAATGTCACCTTTGCTAACGCCACACCTGGAATTATCAATGGAATTCAGGCTAACGTAGGCAAAGGAGCCGTAGGTAATGGCGGTAAGGTTGCTATTAATGCAGACTCCTTAGAAATTAAAAATAGTTCATCAATCGAAGCTAGAACCTATGGAAAAGGTGACTCTGATAGCATTATTATTAATGCCCGCGATATTAGCTTGGACAGTAAAGATGAAAATACTTTTTTTAGTAATATTAATAACGGCGTAAGCTTTAGTGGCGAAGGGAATGCAGGTGATATTCAAATAACAACTGATACCTTTAAATTAACTAATGGAGCTTATATTATTAGTGACAGTGTTGGTAAAGGAAATGCAGGAAATATAACTGTAGATGCTCATGATGCAATTAATTTGGATGGTTTTGGAACTCGCAAGTTTAATGGTAGTGTCTTCGATTCATCAACTGGGTTAAAAAGCCAGTTATTAACTGGTGGTATGGGTAGAGGAGGAGATATTCAGGTGACAACAGGATCACTCTCTGTCACCAATGGCGCACAAATAATTAACGGTACAGATGGACATGGTAATGCAGGTAACATAACTATCAATGCCCGCGATAATGTCACCTTTGCAGGTTTTGTAAGTCAAGAGCCACTATTAAATAGTCAAGTATCTAGCACTGTGGGTTCTAATGCTTTTGGTAATGGTGGTAATATTCACATTACCGCAGGTACACTGCTATTTCAAAATGGTGGTTTGATTCAAGGAATTAGCAGTGGGCAAGGTAATGCAGGTAATATTTTTCTTGATGCGAAAAACACTATTACTTTTGAGGGTATAGCTAGCAGTGGTTTAGCAAGCAATGCAAGCACTTCTGCATATAAAAATGGCAATGCAGGAAATATCCAGGTGAAAACTGGTTCGCTATTCTTAACAAATGGCGGTCAAATATCAACTGCCATACTGGGAAAAGGCAATGCTGGCAATATCACGATTGATGCCCGCGATGCTGTGAAAATAGATGGTGCCATAGGTACTGGTTTGACAACTATTTTATTATTTAGCGGTGAAGGTAAAGGTGGAGATATTCAAATCAAAACTGGGTCACTTTCTGTAAGTAATGGAGGACAAGTATCGAGCGGGACTTTTGGTGTAGGTGATGCAGGAAATATTCTAATTAATACAACTGACGATATTAGCATCACGAATAGCTCTACAGTGGGCGCATTGACTGCTGGGCGGGGGAACGCCGGAAATATTTCAGTTACTGCTGGCGGTGTTATTTCCCTTGATGGTCTTGGTAGCGGTATAAGTACTCAAGTATTTAATGGGAATTCTGGATTAGTTACTGAAGGCAAAGGCGGCAACATTGATATTAATGCCCGTGCTTTGTCTATAAGCAATGGCGCGGCATTCATTTCCAGTACTTATACCAAGGGTGATGCTGGGAATATTGCAATTAATACAACTGATGATATCAGCATCAAAAATGGCTCTCAAATAGAAGCAGCTACTTATGGACAAGGAAATGCAGGTAATGTCAAAGTGATTGCTGGTGGTGCTGTTTCCCTTGATGGTTTTGCTTCTAATGGTTTGGTTAGCGCGATCGCTACGCAAGTAGGTACAACTGGTATAGGTAAAGCTGGAGATATTAATTTAAATGCCCACTCGTTATCTCTGAGCAATGGTGCGGTATTATCTTCCAGTACTTTTGGCAATGGCAATGCAGGAAATATCGCAATTGATACAAATGATATTTTTCTTGCAAATAACAGCTTTATCAACAGTACTGTGGCTGTAGGGGGTATAGGTAAAGGTGGTGATATTTATGTCAACACCAAAACTTTGGCTTTAGAAAGTGGTTCACAAATTGGCACATCTATTTTTAGACAATTTGGAAATTTTTCTGGTGGCAGAGGAAAAGCTGGCGACATTCATATCAATGCTTCTGATTTTGTGACACTATCAGGTAGTGGCTTATTAGGCTTTTCCAGTGGTTTATTTACCTTAACTGATAGAGGAGCATCCGGCGATGCTGGTAACATTACAGTTACTACAGATAACTTTCAAGTCGCAGACGGTGCAATAGTCAATGCCAGCACTTTTAATAACAGTCAAAGCGGTGATATCACAATTAATGCCAACACTTTTAAAGCTCTTAACGGCGGACAAGTAATTACAAATACTCGTGGTGCTGGAAATGCGGGTAATATCAGACTCAATGTTAAAGATAATATCACTATTGCTGGTAGCGATCCAAATTTTGCTCAACGACTCACACGCACTGCTGAAGGCATCAAAAACACTGGCTCAACAGACAGAGTAACCGATGTTATCACTAATGAAGGAGCCGTAAGCGGAATCTTTGCTAACACAACTGTTGGCTCTACTGGACAGGGAGGCAGTATATTTATTGACCCTCCTAATATTACCCTTAGAGATGCTGCAAAAGTATCAGTAAATAGTGAAGGTACTGGCAATGCAGGTAATATCACGATAGAAGCAGGAACTTTAACAATTGACAATAAAGCTGCAATTTCTGCTCAAACTGCTAGCAGTGAAGGAGGAAACATTAACCTCATCGCCCAAAATTATTTACTCCTACGTAATGGTAGCCAAATTTCTACTACCGCAGGGACAGCCCAAGCCGGAGGTGATGGTGGTAACATCAATATAGATGCTAAATTCATCATCGCTATCCCTAACGAAAATAGCGACATTAGCGCTAACGCCTTTGAAGGGCGCGGTGGAAATATCCGAATTGACTCGCAAGGTATATTTGGTATCGAAGCACGGACAAAACCAACGGAAAAAAGCGATATTACTGCGAGTTCTGAATTAGGGGTTGCAGGTGTGATTAGTGTTAATGTACCGGATACCAGTTCCATTCAAAATAGCTTTACCGAATTATCTCCAGTCATCGACACCAATACACTTATTGCCAATAGTTGCATTGCACGCGGTACTAAACGACAAGAAAACTCTTTTACCATCACAGGTTCTGGTGCTTTGACTCCCAATCGTCCTGGGGTTTTGGTTTCTACCTATACAACTGGTGAGGTTAGAGGTGTTGAAACTACGTCTCGTCCTTGGAAAAAAGGCGACCCAATTATTGAACCACAAGGGCTATATCGGCTGAATAATGGACAGATGTTATTGAGTCGAGAATGTTCAAATTGATCGAGACTTAAGTAAGTCAGTACAAATAAACCTAACTATGTAACAGAATGAAAAAGCTACAAAACCTTTGCGTTCGCGAAGCGGCGAGACGCTTTGTCTGCGGTTAAATAAATTACTTTTAAACCGCAGAGGCGCAGAGAACGCAGAGAGAAAAAAGAAATTTTTCGAGTCACCTTGAAAGGGCTAGTTTTATTATTTTTTCAGGCAATCTAAATATGATTTCTATATAGTGATTTTTACAAATCAAAAACTTGTTGTGCGGTTAGGTTAAGTTTCGGAAAAGTGGGGGAGACAATTAAATCATTCCCCCTGAATAATCTCTTGACATATTCTCCATCAATTAGTTCACACACAAAAAAAGCAGGTTGTTTAGGGTTGCCAATAAAATCGCGTCCTCCCAACCCGGCATAATCTACAATCCAGTATTCGGGAATACCCATTTCTTCATAGTCGCCGAACTTGTCATAGTAATCATCACGCCAATTGATACTAACAACTTCTACTATTAATTTGACTGAAGTTGCATTTTGAATAACTGATTCGGTTGACCAACGTGTTTCACTACCAATAGTTTCTTGATTAAGAACAATGATATCCGGTTCGTAACCTGACTGATTGCTATTAGGTTTAACTATCGATTCTCTAGGTATAAACCAAATATCACCTTTGGCTATCTCTCTAATATTTATAAATAGTTTTTCAATCAGGTAGCCTGTTAATTGGGAATGCTTGCCTCTGGGTTTAGGCATCTCAACAATTACCCCATGATGTAATTCATAGCGCCGTTCTGAGTTCTCTGGATACCATTCGATAAATTCATCGAAAGTAAATGTTTTTGCTTCGGCTTGGATTTGACTCATCAGGTTTAATGAAAGAGCATTTCAATTTTACCAATATATAAAGAAATATTAGCGCTGATTGACTTAATATCAAAATGGCTGATAACGGATTGAAAAATTAAAGCCATTATCTTGTAGTGAAGTACCGCGATCGCTAGTATCCACAAATGGTATACCATAATCTGCACGCAATACCAAACCGTTAATAGGTTGCCAGTTTACACCTAAACCCAGGCTAGCAATAGTTTGGGGGTCGAAGTTGCTACCGCGATTGTTCCAAACTGTCCCAATATCAAAAAAGGGTATTAGCTGTAAAGTTTCCACATTCGATGCTAGGGGAATACGAACTTCTACACCTCCAACTACCCCATTATCAGCAACAAGTTCATTTTGACGATAGCCGCGCACTGTATCCACTCCCCAATACTAATTTTTTCTAGCGACAGTAAGGAATCAGGAGTAAGTTGAGTGTTAACTTTAGCCAGCATCAAAATGCGGGGAGATAGGCGTTGTACCCATTGAAATTGTCCCACCCAGGAGAAAAAACGCCCATCAGTACCACTATTGTTGACGGTTGCATCAATTGCATCGATGCCAAAACTAAATTGCGATCGCGCCGCTAAAACACTGTTAGCATTACGTTGTAACCAATCTTGAGAAAAACGGATTACCGTAACTCTGGATTTCCCATCTTCAGGCCCTTCAGTAAAGGAGAAGGGAATATCATTGAGGATGAAAGTTTGACTGCGCCGTAAATCAAATGCTAAACCTAAAGCAAATTCGTTGTTTGGTGTGTGAGTTAGGGGTTGACGGACGTTAAAAGAAAGGGTTTCCGCTTCGCTACGGATATTTAAATCACGAAATTTGCTTTCAATAATCCGGCTATCACTATTACTGTAGCGGACACCAATGGTTCCATCTAGGGCGTTAAAGGGGATAGAATAATTGATATCGTAAAT
This Nostoc sp. KVJ3 DNA region includes the following protein-coding sequences:
- a CDS encoding DUF1822 family protein, whose product is MNNSTYRLDDFVLKLPISQSARRTAQEFANQQPNSEKAEQVRLNTLAVWVVNDYLEMMDIPTNLQASDSWNPIMRFSGNVADLEVPSVGRLECRPVHLHQQICAIPPETWEERVGYLVVQFDESLQEAKLLGFIPSVTTETLPLEKLQPLEAFIDHLAQLRQSQVNLSQWFAGIFETGWQTIESLWSVPELRPAYAFRSPKTLELNVLDQPESITKRAKLIDLGIQILNQPVMLIVEISPEKDRQTSIHLQLHATGNQIYLPPGVHLTVLDSSGAVFLDAQSRKLDNYIQLQFRGEPTEQFSVRVAINDTSITEHFRI
- a CDS encoding beta strand repeat-containing protein — translated: MTIKYALHSCLHFGLAGLVSYLSANLFTAKIQAQQSNIVPDKTLGVESSQVIGNYQGQPIEVITGGATRQINLFHSFQEFNISKGRGAYFFSPSAEIQNILARVTGNNPSEILGRLGTFGNSSPNLFLINPNGIVFGKNASLDVQGSFVGTTANGVQFGNQGNFSATNPQAAPLLTVNPSALLFNQINQSGGIINQSQAPAGVNPIGVNVTGLRVPNGQSLLLVGGNINLDGGGLVANGGRVEVAGLAAPGNVGLNATRNALSLNVPNDVQLADVSVSNQAFISVFGAGGGDIAINARNFEMSNSFLYAGIGRGLGNSNTQAGDIKLSATGAISLKNSYVENSTFGIGNAGNIFIQTPDAVSLEYSSVFSNIEAGGIGKGGDINITSGSLSLKNKSQLQTFIRGADTNLNRPAGRGDAGNVNIDVDGAVNITGTINGSRSIIYSAVSPGSTGNGGNISIKSGSLLLNDLATLATSTAGTGNAGNIFIEASDSVSLVNGVMSSSIGAGAVGKGGNINITAGSLSLADNSQLLANIEDAANNLPGGRGNGGNVNINVRGNVTFANATPGIINGIQANVGKGAVGNGGKVAINADSLEIKNSSSIEARTYGKGDSDSIIINARDISLDSKDENTFFSNINNGVSFSGEGNAGDIQITTDTFKLTNGAYIISDSVGKGNAGNITVDAHDAINLDGFGTRKFNGSVFDSSTGLKSQLLTGGMGRGGDIQVTTGSLSVTNGAQIINGTDGHGNAGNITINARDNVTFAGFVSQEPLLNSQVSSTVGSNAFGNGGNIHITAGTLLFQNGGLIQGISSGQGNAGNIFLDAKNTITFEGIASSGLASNASTSAYKNGNAGNIQVKTGSLFLTNGGQISTAILGKGNAGNITIDARDAVKIDGAIGTGLTTILLFSGEGKGGDIQIKTGSLSVSNGGQVSSGTFGVGDAGNILINTTDDISITNSSTVGALTAGRGNAGNISVTAGGVISLDGLGSGISTQVFNGNSGLVTEGKGGNIDINARALSISNGAAFISSTYTKGDAGNIAINTTDDISIKNGSQIEAATYGQGNAGNVKVIAGGAVSLDGFASNGLVSAIATQVGTTGIGKAGDINLNAHSLSLSNGAVLSSSTFGNGNAGNIAIDTNDIFLANNSFINSTVAVGGIGKGGDIYVNTKTLALESGSQIGTSIFRQFGNFSGGRGKAGDIHINASDFVTLSGSGLLGFSSGLFTLTDRGASGDAGNITVTTDNFQVADGAIVNASTFNNSQSGDITINANTFKALNGGQVITNTRGAGNAGNIRLNVKDNITIAGSDPNFAQRLTRTAEGIKNTGSTDRVTDVITNEGAVSGIFANTTVGSTGQGGSIFIDPPNITLRDAAKVSVNSEGTGNAGNITIEAGTLTIDNKAAISAQTASSEGGNINLIAQNYLLLRNGSQISTTAGTAQAGGDGGNINIDAKFIIAIPNENSDISANAFEGRGGNIRIDSQGIFGIEARTKPTEKSDITASSELGVAGVISVNVPDTSSIQNSFTELSPVIDTNTLIANSCIARGTKRQENSFTITGSGALTPNRPGVLVSTYTTGEVRGVETTSRPWKKGDPIIEPQGLYRLNNGQMLLSRECSN
- a CDS encoding Uma2 family endonuclease gives rise to the protein MSQIQAEAKTFTFDEFIEWYPENSERRYELHHGVIVEMPKPRGKHSQLTGYLIEKLFINIREIAKGDIWFIPRESIVKPNSNQSGYEPDIIVLNQETIGSETRWSTESVIQNATSVKLIVEVVSINWRDDYYDKFGDYEEMGIPEYWIVDYAGLGGRDFIGNPKQPAFFVCELIDGEYVKRLFRGNDLIVSPTFPKLNLTAQQVFDL